Proteins encoded by one window of Candidatus Polarisedimenticolaceae bacterium:
- a CDS encoding phosphomannomutase CpsG (capsular polysaccharide biosynthesis protein; catalyzes the formation of D-mannose 6-phosphate from alpha-D-mannose 1-phosphate), translating to MSAPARLSCFKAYDIRGRIPDELNRDLAYRIAQGYAAFLKPRRVAVGHDIRLTSPEFADAVAQGLVDSGVDVVHIGQVGTEQVYHAVFHLGLDGGIMVTASHNPADYNGLKLVREGARPISADTGLKDIERIVLAGDFPAAPSKGKVERRDLTAEYVEHLLTYVDRSLLKPLTVVSNAGNGGAGVIMERLEPHFPFKVVRVHHTPDGNFPNGIPNPLLPERRKDSADAVLKAKADVGVAWDGDFDRCFLFDERGEFIEGYYIVGLLAEQTLRRHPGAKIVHDPRMTWNTVEMVKAAGGVPVQSKSGHAFMKEVMRSVDAAYGGEMSAHHFFREFSYCDSGMIPWMLVLEQMGRTGKSLSSLVGERIRRYPASGEINRRVDDAMAVMAAVKAHYVGIGGKLDETDGVGIDFADWRFNLRASNTEPLIRLNVETRGDAKLLAAKTEELLSRLGGASADH from the coding sequence ATGAGCGCTCCTGCCCGTCTCTCCTGCTTCAAGGCCTACGACATCCGCGGCCGCATCCCCGACGAGCTCAACCGCGACCTCGCGTACCGCATCGCGCAGGGGTACGCGGCGTTCCTGAAGCCCCGGCGGGTCGCCGTGGGGCACGACATCCGCCTCACGAGCCCCGAGTTCGCCGACGCCGTCGCGCAGGGGCTCGTCGACTCGGGGGTGGACGTCGTCCACATCGGGCAGGTGGGGACCGAGCAGGTCTACCACGCCGTCTTCCACCTCGGCCTCGACGGCGGGATCATGGTCACCGCCTCGCACAACCCCGCCGACTACAACGGCCTGAAGCTCGTGCGGGAGGGGGCGCGTCCCATCAGCGCCGACACGGGCCTCAAGGACATCGAGCGGATCGTCCTCGCCGGAGATTTTCCCGCGGCCCCCTCGAAGGGAAAGGTCGAGCGCCGCGACCTCACCGCCGAATACGTCGAGCACCTGCTCACCTACGTCGACCGCTCGCTCCTCAAGCCGTTGACCGTCGTGTCGAACGCGGGGAACGGCGGCGCCGGCGTGATCATGGAGCGTCTCGAGCCGCACTTCCCCTTCAAGGTCGTTCGGGTGCACCACACCCCCGACGGGAACTTCCCGAACGGGATCCCCAACCCGCTCCTCCCGGAGCGGCGCAAGGACTCAGCCGACGCGGTGCTGAAGGCGAAGGCGGACGTCGGCGTCGCCTGGGACGGCGATTTCGACCGCTGTTTCCTGTTCGACGAGAGAGGGGAGTTCATCGAGGGGTACTACATCGTCGGCCTGCTTGCGGAACAGACGCTCCGCCGCCACCCCGGAGCCAAGATCGTCCACGACCCGCGCATGACGTGGAACACCGTCGAGATGGTGAAGGCCGCGGGGGGCGTTCCGGTGCAGAGCAAGTCGGGGCACGCGTTCATGAAGGAAGTAATGCGAAGCGTGGATGCGGCCTACGGCGGCGAGATGTCCGCGCACCATTTCTTCCGCGAGTTCTCCTACTGCGACTCCGGGATGATCCCGTGGATGCTCGTCCTCGAGCAGATGGGGCGCACCGGGAAGTCGCTCAGCTCCCTCGTGGGCGAGCGGATCCGGCGGTACCCGGCGTCCGGGGAGATCAACCGCCGCGTGGACGACGCGATGGCGGTGATGGCGGCGGTGAAGGCCCACTACGTCGGGATCGGCGGGAAACTCGACGAGACCGACGGGGTCGGGATCGACTTCGCGGACTGGCGGTTCAATCTCCGCGCCTCGAACACCGAGCCGCTCATCCGGCTCAACGTCGAGACCCGCGGGGACGCGAAGCTGCTGGCCGCCAAGACCGAGGAGCTGCTCTCACGCCTGGGAGGCGCGAGCGCGGATCACTGA
- a CDS encoding ATP-binding protein — protein MGGRFERGAGALKLRWGVIALVAATAMAAGDASAAVLLPVAFLVLSGFLLEALSRSLAGEPSAEILLGVVDAATIGITLYGLAFAIDGTALTVAGGFSFFYLAIVAGRLWGLVGAERRARRESRELRALLEITEAVTGTLDANQVMNLIVRRVGDLVSAQRCSILVVDERRETCYVVAANDNPEAVRLEVDLSKYPEIRRALDTREPVHVENVETDPLVEPVREILLQQGYRSMMVLPLVFNREVLGTLFLRATREAPFSDAEIRFCRVAAAASANALKNALLFRDVKHEAARHRETSETLRRVLDGTPDLIVATDPHGHVTEFNRGAEYATGIPAEEAKRKTLVEILGPAGEVSGLTDARRRETILTRPDGSRIELSLVAAPLHEERDGSGGIVWIGRDVTEMRRVEKSLAQAERLSSLGEVVAGVAHELNNPLSSVLGYAQLLATQAHDAAQSRDLDRVVESAKRCQRIVANLLGFARKHAPERKSNDLNACVQKVLDLKGYHLRSSRVEAVVELDESLPQTLFDFHQIEQVILNLLNNAEQAITSAGTGGRVTLRTRGIPGFVCLEVEDDGPGVPPSVRERVFDPFFTTKPPGQGTGLGLSVSYGILQEHGGRIELRERGAGRGACFAVYLPLVGEAATPAAGGDRSQVPQVPAGPLQGRRVLVAEDEPLVLDLLRRVIEGDGGTVIPVPDGETAWERILDQDFDLILADLRMPGLDGRTLYERAVSERPELVRRFVFATGDLVRSDSLRFLEGVPNRVIRKPIDVDVVRRVLGQALKRD, from the coding sequence ATGGGGGGCCGATTCGAACGTGGTGCCGGTGCCCTGAAGCTGCGCTGGGGCGTGATCGCCCTCGTCGCCGCAACCGCGATGGCCGCCGGCGACGCGTCGGCGGCGGTGCTGCTTCCCGTCGCGTTCCTCGTGCTGAGCGGCTTCCTCCTCGAGGCGCTCTCCCGAAGCCTCGCCGGCGAGCCGTCGGCGGAGATCCTCCTCGGCGTCGTCGACGCCGCCACGATCGGCATCACGCTCTACGGCCTGGCCTTCGCGATCGACGGCACCGCCCTCACGGTGGCCGGGGGGTTCTCCTTCTTCTACCTCGCGATCGTCGCCGGGCGGCTGTGGGGACTCGTCGGCGCGGAGCGCCGCGCGCGTCGCGAGAGCCGCGAGCTGCGGGCGCTCCTCGAGATCACCGAGGCGGTGACCGGCACCCTCGACGCGAACCAGGTGATGAACCTGATCGTCCGGCGCGTGGGCGACCTCGTCTCCGCCCAGCGCTGCTCGATCCTGGTCGTCGACGAGCGCCGGGAGACCTGTTACGTCGTCGCCGCCAACGACAACCCGGAAGCGGTGCGGCTCGAGGTCGACCTGAGCAAGTACCCGGAGATCCGGCGCGCGCTCGACACGCGCGAGCCGGTGCACGTCGAGAACGTCGAGACCGATCCCCTGGTCGAGCCGGTGCGCGAGATCCTGCTGCAGCAGGGGTACCGCTCGATGATGGTGCTCCCCCTCGTCTTCAACCGCGAGGTCCTCGGAACCCTCTTCCTGCGCGCGACCCGCGAAGCCCCCTTCAGCGATGCCGAGATCCGCTTCTGTCGCGTCGCCGCCGCCGCTTCCGCGAACGCGCTCAAGAACGCCCTGCTCTTCCGCGACGTCAAGCACGAGGCCGCGCGGCACCGCGAAACCTCCGAGACGCTGCGTCGCGTGCTCGACGGCACCCCGGACCTCATCGTCGCGACCGACCCCCACGGCCACGTCACCGAGTTCAATCGGGGCGCCGAATACGCGACCGGAATCCCCGCCGAGGAAGCCAAGCGGAAGACCCTCGTGGAGATCCTCGGACCGGCCGGGGAGGTGTCGGGACTCACGGATGCCCGCCGGCGCGAGACGATCCTCACGCGTCCCGACGGGTCGCGGATCGAGCTCAGCCTCGTGGCGGCGCCGCTGCACGAGGAACGCGACGGATCGGGCGGGATCGTCTGGATCGGGCGGGACGTCACCGAGATGCGCCGGGTCGAGAAGAGCCTCGCCCAGGCGGAGCGACTTTCCAGCCTCGGCGAGGTCGTCGCCGGCGTCGCGCACGAGCTGAACAACCCGCTCTCGAGCGTGCTCGGCTACGCGCAGCTGCTCGCGACGCAAGCGCACGACGCGGCGCAGTCGCGCGACCTCGATCGCGTGGTCGAGTCGGCCAAGCGTTGCCAGAGGATCGTGGCCAACCTGCTGGGCTTCGCGCGCAAGCACGCCCCGGAGCGCAAGTCCAACGACCTCAACGCCTGCGTGCAGAAGGTGCTCGACCTCAAGGGATACCACCTTCGATCGTCGCGCGTGGAGGCGGTCGTCGAGCTGGACGAGAGCCTCCCGCAGACCCTCTTCGATTTCCACCAGATCGAGCAGGTGATCCTCAACCTGCTCAACAACGCCGAGCAGGCGATCACCTCCGCCGGAACGGGCGGGCGGGTGACGCTGCGCACGCGGGGGATCCCCGGGTTCGTCTGCCTCGAGGTCGAGGACGACGGTCCGGGCGTCCCGCCTTCGGTGCGCGAGCGGGTCTTCGACCCGTTCTTCACGACGAAGCCCCCGGGGCAGGGAACCGGTCTCGGGCTGTCGGTCTCGTACGGGATCCTGCAGGAGCACGGGGGGCGGATCGAGCTGCGCGAGCGCGGCGCCGGGCGGGGCGCCTGCTTCGCCGTCTACCTCCCCCTCGTCGGGGAGGCGGCGACCCCCGCGGCGGGCGGCGACCGCTCCCAGGTGCCCCAGGTCCCCGCGGGGCCGCTCCAGGGGAGGCGCGTGCTCGTCGCCGAGGACGAGCCCCTGGTCCTCGACCTGCTGCGCCGCGTGATCGAGGGGGACGGCGGCACCGTCATTCCCGTTCCCGACGGGGAGACCGCGTGGGAGCGGATCCTCGACCAGGACTTCGACCTCATCCTCGCGGACCTGCGGATGCCGGGGCTCGACGGGCGGACGCTCTACGAGCGGGCCGTCTCCGAAAGGCCCGAGCTCGTGCGGCGGTTCGTCTTCGCGACGGGCGACCTCGTGCGCTCGGACAGCCTTCGGTTCCTCGAGGGGGTCCCCAACCGCGTCATCCGCAAGCCGATCGACGTGGACGTGGTGCGAAGGGTGCTCGGGCAGGCGCTCAAGCGGGACTAG
- a CDS encoding DUF2270 domain-containing protein: MGDATPRFEDYPLTRAEYITAMVHFYRAEVARSLAWRQRLDATTNWAVLTVAGMLSLSFGSPDAPHFMLLASNFILLAFLGIEARRYRYFAVYRARVRMLEENFLIPILTRKLESPMAAWRESLARDLDLPKYKTTFLQAFGFRLRRNYVWIFAMITGGWIVKIMIQPTIASTPRVFWDRMAVGPAPPGFVFAAGLAFWALLYSAIAWGRKLGGGEPDDEIAGLEANLADWKR, encoded by the coding sequence ATGGGCGACGCCACGCCGCGTTTCGAGGACTACCCCCTCACGCGCGCCGAATACATCACGGCGATGGTGCACTTCTATCGCGCGGAGGTCGCCCGCTCGCTCGCCTGGCGACAGCGCCTCGACGCCACCACCAACTGGGCCGTGCTCACCGTCGCGGGGATGTTGTCGCTGAGCTTCGGCAGTCCCGACGCGCCGCACTTCATGCTGCTGGCGTCGAACTTCATCCTCCTGGCCTTCCTGGGAATCGAGGCGCGGCGGTATCGCTACTTCGCCGTGTACCGCGCGCGCGTGCGGATGCTCGAGGAGAATTTCCTGATCCCGATCCTCACGCGCAAGCTCGAGTCGCCGATGGCGGCGTGGCGGGAGTCCCTCGCCCGCGACCTCGACCTGCCGAAATACAAGACGACCTTCCTCCAGGCATTCGGCTTCCGCCTGCGGCGCAACTACGTCTGGATCTTCGCCATGATCACCGGCGGCTGGATCGTGAAGATCATGATCCAGCCGACGATCGCGTCGACCCCTCGGGTGTTCTGGGATCGGATGGCGGTCGGGCCGGCCCCGCCGGGATTCGTCTTCGCGGCCGGTCTGGCCTTCTGGGCGCTGCTGTACTCCGCGATCGCGTGGGGCCGAAAGCTCGGGGGCGGAGAGCCCGACGACGAGATCGCCGGGCTCGAGGCGAACCTCGCCGACTGGAAGCGGTAG
- a CDS encoding NAD-dependent epimerase/dehydratase family protein has product MTTTRRVLVTGASGEMGHGLVPALASSGFDVVALDLEPIPPELAAHCVAHVAGSVNDAGLVSRLFDEHGFEGVFHLAAVLSSKAEKDPDLAHEVNVDATVRLYRLARRTAAAKGRPVRFLFPSSIAVYGLPDASAKEAAGALKEEDWNFPAGAYGIHKLHGERLGTYLTVRSQRLGEPGLDFRAIRFPGLVSAETLPTGGTSDYAPEMIHAAAQGKPYACFVAAGTRIPFMTMPDAIAAILRLDAAPVAALTTRVYNIGAFAPSASEIRDAVVAHFPGAEITFDPVAARQAIVDTWPADVDDTRARRDWGHAPVHGLREAVGDYLVPALQRRYAAAGR; this is encoded by the coding sequence ATGACGACGACGCGCAGGGTTCTGGTGACGGGAGCGTCCGGGGAGATGGGGCACGGGCTCGTGCCGGCGCTGGCTTCCTCGGGATTCGACGTCGTGGCGCTCGACCTGGAGCCGATCCCCCCCGAGCTCGCCGCCCACTGCGTCGCGCACGTCGCCGGAAGCGTGAACGACGCGGGCCTCGTGTCGCGCCTGTTCGACGAACACGGCTTCGAAGGGGTGTTCCACCTCGCCGCCGTCCTTTCGTCGAAGGCCGAGAAGGACCCCGACCTCGCCCACGAGGTCAACGTCGACGCGACGGTCCGGCTGTACAGGCTCGCGCGCCGGACCGCGGCCGCGAAGGGGCGCCCGGTGCGCTTCCTGTTCCCGAGCTCGATCGCCGTGTACGGCCTCCCCGACGCCTCGGCGAAAGAGGCGGCCGGGGCGCTCAAGGAAGAGGACTGGAACTTCCCGGCGGGGGCCTACGGTATCCACAAGCTGCACGGCGAACGCCTCGGAACCTACCTGACCGTGCGCTCGCAGCGGCTCGGGGAGCCCGGCCTCGACTTCCGCGCGATCCGGTTCCCCGGACTCGTCAGTGCGGAGACCCTCCCCACCGGGGGGACGAGCGACTACGCCCCCGAGATGATCCACGCCGCCGCCCAGGGGAAACCCTACGCCTGCTTCGTCGCGGCCGGAACGCGGATCCCGTTCATGACCATGCCCGATGCGATCGCCGCGATCCTCCGCCTCGACGCGGCGCCGGTCGCGGCCCTGACCACCCGCGTCTACAACATCGGCGCCTTCGCCCCCTCGGCGTCGGAGATCCGGGACGCCGTCGTCGCCCACTTCCCGGGGGCCGAGATCACCTTCGATCCGGTCGCCGCCCGCCAGGCGATCGTGGACACCTGGCCGGCCGACGTCGACGACACCCGCGCCCGGCGCGACTGGGGCCACGCCCCGGTCCACGGGCTTCGCGAGGCCGTCGGCGACTACCTGGTTCCCGCACTCCAGCGCCGTTACGCCGCCGCGGGACGCTGA
- a CDS encoding zinc-dependent alcohol dehydrogenase family protein, with translation MRAILLDRPAPLTRTPLRLGEVPLPDPGPGEVRVRVTACGVCRTDLHVVTGDLAPKRSPLIPGHQVVGRVDALGPGAVRFALGARVGIAWLRSTCGVCPDCRAGRENLCPRSRYTGWDDDGGYAEAAIVPEAFAYPLPAAFDDVEAAPLLCAGIIGFRALERAAVPAGGRVLLLGFGSSAHLVLQLARARGHEVFVATRGERHRSHARALGADWVGDTFDPPPAPSDSAIVFAPAGEVVPAALRGVRKAGTVALAGVTLTPIPSMEYEPHLFHEKVLTSVESNTRRDGEALLAEAARAGIRPRTRTFPLEQAARALALLDEDGIEGTAVLVVS, from the coding sequence GTGCGCGCGATCCTCCTCGACCGTCCCGCCCCGCTGACCCGGACGCCGCTGCGTCTGGGCGAGGTCCCGCTCCCCGACCCCGGTCCCGGCGAGGTGCGCGTCCGCGTCACCGCGTGCGGCGTCTGCCGGACCGACCTCCACGTCGTGACCGGGGACCTCGCCCCGAAACGGTCGCCGCTGATCCCGGGGCACCAGGTCGTCGGGCGCGTCGACGCCCTCGGCCCCGGGGCCGTCCGGTTCGCCCTCGGCGCGCGCGTCGGGATCGCGTGGCTGCGATCGACCTGCGGGGTCTGTCCCGACTGCCGCGCGGGGCGCGAGAACCTCTGCCCTCGTTCGCGCTACACCGGCTGGGACGACGACGGCGGGTACGCGGAGGCGGCGATCGTCCCGGAGGCGTTCGCCTACCCCCTCCCCGCCGCCTTCGACGACGTCGAGGCCGCGCCGCTCCTGTGCGCAGGGATCATCGGGTTCCGCGCGCTCGAGCGCGCGGCGGTCCCCGCCGGAGGGAGGGTGCTCCTCCTGGGGTTCGGCTCGTCGGCCCATCTCGTCCTGCAACTGGCCCGGGCGCGCGGCCACGAGGTCTTCGTGGCGACCCGCGGCGAGCGACACCGGTCCCACGCCCGCGCCCTTGGAGCCGACTGGGTCGGCGACACGTTCGATCCTCCCCCGGCGCCGTCCGATTCCGCGATCGTCTTCGCCCCCGCGGGAGAGGTCGTCCCCGCCGCGCTCCGGGGCGTGCGGAAGGCCGGGACGGTCGCCCTGGCCGGGGTCACGCTGACCCCGATCCCTTCGATGGAGTACGAGCCCCACCTCTTCCACGAGAAGGTCCTCACGAGCGTCGAGTCGAACACCCGCCGGGACGGCGAGGCGCTCCTGGCGGAGGCGGCGCGGGCCGGGATCCGGCCGCGTACCCGCACGTTTCCCCTCGAGCAGGCCGCGCGGGCGCTGGCCCTCCTCGACGAGGACGGCATCGAGGGGACGGCCGTACTCGTTGTATCTTGA